The Syntrophorhabdaceae bacterium region CCTCTTTGAGACCATGAGCCAGGGCGTCATCTACCTGACTGGAAGCGGCGAAATAATCTCCGCCAACCCCGCGGCACAGCGAATCCTGGGGCTTCCTCTCGACCGGATGCAGGGGAAGCGTTATGTGAATCCGGACTGGAAGTTGGTTCGGAAAGACGGTTCAGATTTGCCCGATGAGGAACACCCCTTCAGAGTGGTGCTACGCACGGGCAAGCCGGTTGAACATTTCATCCTGGGGATCTCTAATCCGGTCAGAAAGGCTCTCTCCTGGTTGTCAATTACCCAGACTCCGCTTTTTCGTCCCGGGGAGTCAACACCGTATCAGGTGTACGCCATATTCGACGACGTTACCTCCCAAATGCACGCCGAGGAGGCGCTCAGGGAGAGTGAAAAACACTACCGTTCCTTGTTCGATAACATGCTCAACGGATTTGCGTATTGCAGAATGCTTTTTGAAGAGAATCAACCGAAGGATTTCATCTACCTCAATGTCAATGACGCGTTTGAATCATTGACCGGACTCAAGGACGTAATAGGAAAAAAAGTATCAGAACTTATTCCCGGTATACGAGAAGAGGATCCGGAACTGTTCGAGATCTATGGCAAGGTGGCCTTGACGGGCGTGCCGGAGCGGCTTGAAAGATATGTCAAGGCCCTGGGAATGTGGTTCTCAATCTCCGTATACAGTCCGAGAAAAGAACATTTTGTGGCGATCTTTGATGTGATCACCGAACGCAAGCGGGCTGAAGAAGCCCTGCGCACAAGCCAGCTTCAGTTGTCAGAGGCAACTGACCTTGCGCACATCGTGTATTGGGAGGTCGATCCCGCGGCGCAGACATTCATTCTCAACGATCCCTTCTATGCCCTATACGGTACCACTGCCGAGCAGGAAGGTGGATACCGGATGACGAGGGAAGAATACGCCAAACGGTTCATACATCCCGACGATCTGCCGATCTTCTCCCAAGCGGTGAAACAAGCCGTTACAAGAATGAGCCCCGAACCCCTTCCTGACATCGAGCACCGCATTATCCGCCGTGA contains the following coding sequences:
- a CDS encoding PAS domain S-box protein; its protein translation is MDQERLQELPSLKRRIKELEQSEVMQKRADEASRQSEVEHLRLFETMSQGVIYLTGSGEIISANPAAQRILGLPLDRMQGKRYVNPDWKLVRKDGSDLPDEEHPFRVVLRTGKPVEHFILGISNPVRKALSWLSITQTPLFRPGESTPYQVYAIFDDVTSQMHAEEALRESEKHYRSLFDNMLNGFAYCRMLFEENQPKDFIYLNVNDAFESLTGLKDVIGKKVSELIPGIREEDPELFEIYGKVALTGVPERLERYVKALGMWFSISVYSPRKEHFVAIFDVITERKRAEEALRTSQLQLSEATDLAHIVYWEVDPAAQTFILNDPFYALYGTTAEQEGGYRMTREEYAKRFIHPDDLPIFSQAVKQAVTRMSPEPLPDIEHRIIRRDGEVRHILTRAGAVTDDAGRVVKRYGVNQDITERKLAEQKVVESEQSLRDILAASPIGIGRVRDRVIEWVNESMSRISGYTFQELKGQSTRLLHETDETFKAVGESLYTTGQAEHRLVRKDGTTRDVFVQISTTGSYSFTFTVTDVTQLKEAQNALRKSELLYRTLVETSSEVLMLFDANRRRTYVSPNVTKMFGYSVEEFLARDQAEFTHPDSMPVVLSMRSWNLEHPGELITFEAQNRHKDGSWLWVEATARNMLEDPNVNAMVLNLRDITERKRAEEALRQSEGRLRR